Below is a genomic region from Thalassophryne amazonica chromosome 3, fThaAma1.1, whole genome shotgun sequence.
ATTTATCGGTCTATTTAAACCCACGTTTTACTGATTGCAGAGTCAGATCTGGACTTAGCAGCATGTTTACATTCCCTGTGAATGGATTACCACCACACTAACCTGGAAGATCTGTAGTAAATAATGGAGGCACATTGATATTAACAAAGGACTTGCACTTAAGACATAGTACCTGTATTTCTGAGCTTTTTTGCAAGGACACGGTGTGGTaacatttttgttttagtttAGTTATCATATTAATATCTTTAGTAAAATTATTTACCATTATTGAGTTTTATTGATACTGCTATAAGAAGTTAGAATTCTCAGGTCAGTATACAGCCTATAAAGATACACCTGTAGTATCTTTGATAGTCATAACTTTAACACAAAACAGGTTAGCTGATAAACATGGTGGCATAAGATAAAGACACAGAGCCATATCTTATAATGTCACTAAATCACAATTACCTGATATGAGACTACAGTATGTCAGATATGTAAGGTGAGGACTTGGCTTTGAATCCCCATTCCTGTTTTTGGTCAGGTGAGTTGGTGCAGTGGTTAGCCTTCTTGCCTACAGCAGCTTCCGTTGGCCTCATAAGTTTATGTGAATGTGCACCGTTATTTTACAAAAACCAGAGCGATGCAAACATCACTTTTTAATTTAGTGGGATTCAATTAAACCATAAAGCACTGCAGAATAGTGCAGTCACAAAGCAAAATGACAATTAAGAAAATGAAATTATAccagatcaaaagtttacatccgctttgttgttattattaattggatgacaccttggagctgatgcgtgccttgcagttgaagctaaaggtttcggaggccggtgaatattcttaattcataattgggatttggttgttcaagtggaactgttgtttttcactgctcagctacaatactccaggcttatctagtctcaaggacaaattgcccactgtttacctctagaggaatttattcaggccttggtgagagtattcggctccattcttatctcaacccacaaagacaataaactgacttacacatggactgaagcatgctccagcttttccctttacctcccttcttgccccccccccccccccccccccccccgcggcaggcccccgttcttcccaagctggcaggcggcgtgactccagttgcagcagctaccacacactcacattgcctcaatttggaaaacggactgttttaaATTTAGTGcatataaacaatgtcaaatgtgtatatgtgttgtcttaattctgatgtgtgccgttattacggtaaacaagtaataattgtggattaattgctgtttgtctgtggaatgtgagtgtggcaatctcgttATTGTAATGACGATAATAaagctgtccatccatccattacaCAGTGTTGCCTCTTTAGCATCAATGACACCTTGCAGTCTTTTGTGAGAGTTGTGGATGAGCACCTTTATCTTCCTACATGGTGGAACTGACTTTTCTTGAGCAAAAGCCTCCAGGTCTTGTAAAGTTTTGCATTGTCTTACATGAACTGGATGTTTGAGGTCTCCCCAAAGTGGCTCAATGAAATGGAGGTTAGAAGATCACTTCagaaccttcttttttttttctgctgtagcctctgtagCAGTCACTCCACTTTCTGCTGAAGTACTTTTAGGGGATTTTGTTATGATCCTGTCCAATTTTGCTGGTAGTTGAGGCTGAAATGTTTGCTGCTCTGCCTGTCTGGCTTGGTAGCAATAGAGCCAGTAAATTTCCACTTATCTATCAGActttgaacactactgaccagcaTTTTCACATCTTTGCTATCAATATATGCTTTCCCTGATttgactgcactctcttgcagatCTTTTGACATGTTTTTGCTTCCCTCATGGCTCAGTAGCCAGCAAAATAAGCACAGTCTTGGGTGAAATGTACAGAAGTCTCACAAGAGCTACGAAACTCATTGACTATTTATACACAGTcattaattataaaaaaaataacgcaGGTGTGGAATCCTACCTTTTTAATGGTATATTAAACctgtgttttgtttcttccagagaTTTACGAATGAAGACCACCTGTCAGTCCACAAACACAAGCATGAAATGACACTAAAATTCGGTCCTGCACGAACCGACTCTGTTATCATTGCAGGTGAATGGCATTTTCTTTTATTCCCTTGAATGAAACTGTTGATCAGTTTGTAGAGGTGTAATAGAGTTATCAGTGCTCTGTTGATGTGTGTGGATATCTTCTGTGATGTCCACAAGGAGGGAGATAGTACTTTCTGACAACTCTCTAAGCTAAACTTTGATTTTTGACAGATCAGACCCCCACACCCACACGTTTCCTGAAGAACTGTGAGGAAGTTGGGCTGTTCAATGAGCTGGCCAACTCCTTTGAGCAGGAGTTCTGCAAAGCACATGAGGATGACCAGAGGACAAAAACCCTGGTGAGAATTCTGTTAAATTTGAACATTATAAATAGAGCGTTGCCCATTGGGATCCACAGGCTCGAGATTGGGTAGTGTTaataaaatagatagctgacatttttcaagggtggtaataaactgtacaaagtttctataatgagttgaactggtgtgtgattccagaatgtttttagaaccttagacagcACCTTggtcagcatggtggcttagtggttaccactgttgcctcacagtaagaaggtcataggttccattcccatctgtggcctttctgtgtggagcttgcatgttccccccgtgtttgcatgggtttcctctgggtgctccagtttcttcccatatttaaagagatgcaggttaggtgaattggaaactttataactgcctaggtctcccttgcaaaagagatctcgatctcaatgggactaacctggttaagttaaggttaaattaaattaggcgttagacctcaacagttattAGAAGAGgagctcaacccttttatttactgttaattatgtaatttttaatattaatttactgtcttaatgtatttgtaaattgtttaagTTGTTGTgatcatgtttctgtgtaggctctcagttgtccaggtggtttccatagtagagaagcttgaatcttcgactggactgagttgcttgacgtgaggacgtttcgcttcaaatcacagaagcttcctcagctaaaattcttgctctggtagtctgacttctgtagagaagaataaaccagaagccaacaaaagctggagttttttaacctaaccagacccctcctaccgagaggctgagtgctataggctagtgactaaacaatagctctaattagcacctattgtgctctagttagcactctcataatgatgggatggaagcctcccctcaacactacataggtgagactaagcaacctttaaacaagaggctatactaGCACCAcggagaggtcgccagtggacctcagtctgcagttcatctccatctgaaagacactaaccacacgtttgaggacaaggaagttaaaatcttagccagagagaagaaatggtttgagagaggtgtcaaggaagcattctttgtaaaacagttgaaacccagccttaaccggggggcgggtctcagacacgctttgtcccctgtttacaatggggtactcaggtaaaagcagtttcagtcttttgttcatggtaatgagtcattcacgtcatcaggagagtcgtcaagggagccatcagggggcttccatcccatcattatgagagtgctaactagagcacaataggtgctaattagagctattgtttagtcactagcctatagcagtcggcctcatcggtaggaggggtctggttaggtaaaaaactccagcttttgttggcttctggttgtattcttctctacaagagtcaagacagaagtcagactaccagagccgaattttagctgaggaagcttctgtgattggaagcgaaacgtcctcacgtcaagcaacccaggtccagtcgaagattcaagcttctctactttgttgTGATCATATACAtactaattacctccgccaaggaggttatgttttcggtcgggtttgtttgtttacttgtctgtctgtcagcaggataactcaaagttttgaacggattttgatgaaattttgtggagtggttggaaatgacaagaggaacaagtgattaaattttagtggtgatcacgatccggatcccgatgctaatgcgttagcatgtctgtggcattttcaatgtaaagttagcattaagcagttgcaccgctgtcatcacgttctgggtgcattttgttttcaaattgtaaattgctaatttcttaaatttatttttgtttatatattaataatctaatgattattatatacaattttagagaaagagacaaaaagaaatagatcactgtgccaagtgggaatctctttagggtcagtgaccctatggccttgtttagagaagtgttcataaaatgttaaaaaattcatatatttgcagtttatttgaataataaatggaattttgtctcatttgtttttgtctgtaagcactgcaatatcaatatcagtgctcagatgacagtagcttctgggaaaggtgcaagttacaataaactgtgatgccaagcgctaaggatacatgctatccagtcacagcagatgaaaactttttttactactgagtaaacatcattgttagacttttttaggttcactgattccacggcgtgtagatgttatggcgtcagtgacccatggcttggcagaggtttgcactctgagtgcttctagttgttattattattcaagtattattttttttttttttattattttttactttggactttgtcatttgattgttaaatggaccacagtggaaataagtgttttcattttcttgtgtgtcatccatgtatttttacgtatttacaattatattatgtacttaacattgaacttactaataaAATCACATACTCGtgcttttaatttatagatgcctTACcagcccctgctggattggcgtgtgagtccagaatgcaaatatcagtgtccattgttcgtgttgtcagctaatatatgtagcttctttaaagatattagtcctatcaacattcggtTTTGGcacagttcatccttgacccaacgccaaatgtcagctctccccagtttgtgcatgattaaaattGCATGCATACATGTGCAGCTGTttctttttctgcattctgctgtctgCAGGTGCTTTTAATGTGACAAACAAAGGCAGTGGTGAAAGACATTTAAAACACGCCACATTTCAATCATGGTGCCAACGTAACATTTAACTCACGGTGACAGTAATATAACACTTATCTAAACCGACTAAACTAATTTGAACtacaaaaaaaatcaataacactaacaacacagttaaaactaacatgaaccacataacatttaaaaccccaaactcccatggtgcattgcagcacaacatccattttgTATTGGTTAACTAAAAATAGCTCATTTTTACAACATTTGTTCTATCACGTTCTGTTGTTGCAGTGTTCATCGTTGACCTTAAATACAATAAACATAACCAACGGCAAATTTAGCTCTCCTcggtttttgtgtgatcaaagccatacatacacacaatgcacacacccacacagaggccacttggctattataatatagataacaacagttggctttgtgtttttgttgtgtatgCAACTCTGACCATTGATAGAAAGCTCTAGATACTGTAGATAGCAAATTATAATCACCATGAGTGATTTTGATGTCGTAAATGACTTGTcccttgtttttactttttttttttttttttttgcactttaggCTGCACCTTTGCAGACACCATCTGAGGTAAAAGATGAAGACGATGGGACCTTTACAGGTTGATTCTTCACCTCCAGAAAGTCCGACCTCATCATCCACCATGTCAGACAACAGCAAAGAGTCTAGGGTAAGACAAAATCACCCATGCAGATATTTTGTAATTTACAGTGCTTCCGTATGAGCGTAAAAAATAGGAAAcgaaatgtgaccttttgaccgctTAAATTAGGTCAAAGGTTAGCTGTCTTTGAACCTGtcaaaggtctgtgtctcaagaatgttccctggaaaattgaagaccctggcagtaataggactggacttgtgctgagcacagacagacggacggacgcaaggccttcgcaatacccgatggccatacatTTGGCCCCGGGTAATAAGACGGCCCTTGGAACTTTAACGCTATTTGAACTGCATGAATTTGAAGTTAGCAACTTTGGtccatttctttcttttctttagcTAATTATTTTAACAAAGGCTATTTTTATTCATAGATACTGTTCATATTGCAGTTGAATTTAACAtaagcattttatttttaaaatattatgtaaaacattGTACAACTTGTTTTCAATCAGGACCACAGGAAAAGTTCCTTGTTTTCATTGCtgaaggtgtttgtttgtttgtttatttttatggaAAGTAAAGGGATGTTGAAAGTGAAGGGGAGACAGTGGGATTTTTGTCGCGTAGTGTAGTCCAAGGGAATGTAGAAAAACTGAAAGATCAGTTCTGAAAATACTGTCACCTGAACTAAAAACAAAGGGATTTATTCCCACTTTGAATGAATTAGGTGCATTTTGGTATATTTTCAATCAAACCCAAAAATTTGGGAGGGGTGGGGGCATTCCCCCAGACCCCTTCTAGCCTGCTTCTTTGCAGTAGCTCGAAGCACTTACAGCTACACCATTTCAAAGATATTTTTCCCCTGACTAATAAAACAATTCTAATTGACACTCATGGTGAGGGTGTACTTCCATATCCTAGGTCAGCTTGCAAGTGTGCACTTAAATCTTTGAATCCTTTATTGTGGTTTAATAGGGACTTGAACTGAAAATGAAAGCCTTTCCTGTTTGTGAAGCCAAAACAAATTTCCTACTGGGaaaaaataaatgttattgtttttcaACAGGAAATTATCACAAAGCTTGTGGCCAACTCTGCTCCCACACCAACCATCATTCGTCCAGGCTCTCTGCCTCTTCACCTGAGCAGCGATCCACTACATCCAACGCTGCCATCTCCAACATCTGTCATCACACAAGCACCGCCCTCCAACAGACAGCTGGGGTAAACTGCAATATGTTGGTTACTTTCAAGGACTCTGTGAAAACATCCAATAAATGTATCAACATTTTCACTATTTCAGCGCTAAATTTCCCatacttgatttaaaaaaaaaataataataataatcctgccAAGGAAGGAGACCTGTTCCTCAGAATGTTATGATCACATAATTAGAAGCAAAGCAAAACATCACATTTGTGTTAATGTCCTACGGTATCCAATGCCCATCACTGCTGAAATCATCAATTTCTTTGTTTGTTGATGGTTGTAATTATATCATATTGCATTGCAAAGTGTTACCACGTACCAAACGGGGCAAATCCTAATTCAGcacattattattgtttttgtcaCACTGATCATGTTTGCCCCAGCATTGCACAGAGAAGCCCTCCTTAATTATTGGCATTTCACAGGCTTAGCTTTCAAATGGTCTTCACATTTTTCTTTATGATCAAGGTGGTGCTCAAAATGGCTTGTTCTGGAAAAGCCATGTTAAATTCTAAATGGCAGGTAAGTGCCATGTAGGTGTAGCTGcttgctctgcattgtgttgcaTATGTTGACTTCTCCCACTCACTCCCCTTGGGATGTGAACTCATGATCTAAAGCATGGGAGGCGGACACTCTGACACCTGGGCTCTGGCCTGACTGAGGCCTgttgactaccatatgcacagcgactcctgctggcttcCATCACTCCCTGCCCCCGAACCTCACTGCCTTCCAGGTCTTGGCACAAATTGTAGCGGTTTTAATCTGTGTTGTTTGTGATTTTTGACTCCTACTGGCTTCCCTCTGGAAGTGAACTCACAATTTCTGGCATAGGAGGTGGGCTCTCTGCTCTGTCAGCTAAAACCcaggctctggcctgagtggccagaatATCCTTTGACTGTTGGGGGACTGAGACCCATTGACTACTgttgcacagcaactcctgctgtCCTCTGTCACATAGGCCCTGAAACCTGTTGGTACTGGTGCTTATGTCAGATTCATAATGTCAAGTGAATGAGAGTCTGCAACTCCTCCAAGACAGGACGCCATATGATGCAGCAAGAccagtacctatttacagcttGGGTGGAGTGAGactatgcagattaagtgtcttgtccaatgacACAGATACCATGAACAACATGAGCAGAATtaaaaacccaggtctacatactggaggccatctccttatccactcagcaacCTGCTCGACTGCATGGCAAGGGATGTGATCCAAATCAGTCAGTGAAAAGGTTGACCTTGAAGTTCTTCCAGTCATGACCTTGCTGCAGAACTTTCCATTGTGGTTCAAACCAGTACAGTTGTGTGACTTTGCTGTCTTATAAACAATGTTGACTTCAGCTTTTTTGTGGGGAGGTAGCGTGGACAAAGGGTGTGAGGAATGTTCACATTAAAATGTCTGTTCAGTGCAGTCTTTTACAACAGCTTAATATTTGTCAACAGCTCTCCAACAGGCTCTTACTCAGTAGTTAGGCCCCTCCCAAATGGACAGaccgttcctctccttcccagccCTGTGCAGATGCCCTCTGTTATATCTGTAAGTTGTTGTCTTTGAAGAATATTAAATCAAGaatttttggtgtgtttttttttgtttgtttttttcattttacttTAACTCGTCCATTTTGCTTTTTATCTATTTCTGTGTGAAGCTTGCAAGGCCACTAAACATGGTGCCTAACATCCCCGGGATTCCAGGACCCCCAGTTGGTGGGGCCAGCAGTGGGTCGTCCTCCCCATCTGGGTATAGTTTACATTCTGAGGCAAAGATGGTGAGATGATCACTCTAACTGACATGCAGTGTTTACATCCACCAGCCTGGTTACATTTTTGTGCATGTGTTTGGTCAGAGTCTCGCCAGCAGTCGTCAGACACTACAGACCCATTTACACAAATGTTTTGATTTTACATTGAATAAAGATCATTAAATGTTGGGGAAGGTCATGTGAAAGGGACTGACCCAAAGATATTtttggtgtgtgcgtgtgtgtgttgagTTCTCAAAAGAACtaggttttttcttctttttgcttATTCTCCATTGGCTGAAGGCCCGAAGGCAGATTGTCATGATGATTTCCATGTGTCTGTCCCCCCTCCTTTCCAAATAGGCTAATAAGTGTTcttaaatcaactcctctcacacttttagtaggaatttcatgtaacGTTATAAGTTGATAATACACTtactgtaatattgtacaagatgacACAAGATGagatgtatggccttgccttacaatataaagcgccttggggcaactgtttgttgtgatttggcgctatataaaaaaaaaattgattgattgattgacacattttggcagagttatggcccttgattaacaaacaaacacagcttttttgagttggtgcctgcattttgaaatcttctttcacatttttaggaagaattttgggaaacttggtacaattcTTTAACTTATCAGAATGTAAGTAGCATTTGCTAGCGTGGGATATTGTGCTCTTAGAGCACTTATTTTTTGTCTTACCAATGCAAATTGTAAAGGAACATTGATGTTAACATTTTATCCTTTGTATCAGATGTACTAAAGCCTGCTTAATatcgtatttttttttctttcccccttTAAATTAAAAATGACCTACTTGGAGCTTTGCCTGTGTGTCTCTGCAGAGGTTAAAGGCAGCTCTAAGTCATCAGAGTCCAGCAGCACAAGATGGGTCTGGTGGGGGACAGGTTCGATTCCTACTGTCCCCCAGCGACAGGAACAAAGCCAGCAGCCCACTCAAAACTCTGATGCACCATCACCTGCCCAACCACAGGTAACAAaactagaaaaaaaacatttagacTGGCACTTCAGAGTGCATTTATCTGCCAATATATTAATAATGGTTCCAGTAATGAAGGCTGCCAACTGAATGAACAGGATGGCTGGAATTACTCCATTTATATGACCATTTTGAAATGCGACATGTTAATGGTGCTATCTGACTGTCCATGCGTTGGTTTTGGAAATAATCAAAAGTTCAGTACCAATTCTATTTGAGAACCTGCCATTGTCATGACCTTGACCTAATTTTAAGGTCAAGGCAACCCTTTTGTTGGCACCATGTGTACATAACTGTTTATACTTCTATTTTCATGTACATGTACACAATTGTTGATCCAGTGGTCCTGCACAAGTAATGGTGGAAAATGCTGAACCTTCAACTCCAGAAAAGGCAACCTCTTCGTCTCAGCAGACTGTACCTTCAGTAGTTTCAGAACACGACGCTTCCACCTCAAGTCAGGCTGCTTCTACAGCAGCAGCAAAACCAGCTGTCGGCTCAGAACCAGTAAGATGATTTTTCTGATCTGTAGCACTACATTGACTTGTAAGACTcaattgtgttttttgttgacTGAAGAAGTCAAAGCAAATAACACACTCGCTGTAAGTGACAGTTGTGTTCACTGAATTGGCTCTTGAGATTCCTCCAGTGATAAATGTGATAAATCACATTATGGGTTATTTCACTATATTATTGCTGTATGCCAGATTCCAGAATGTTGGTTGGAAAATACCTTTTCATGCTAGGTTTCATTCCTTTCCCATATGCAGTGAGGGGGAAAGTGTGCTGCTACAATTTCTCATAAGAATTAAATTATCTGCCTTCTTCATTGAAGAAATTGGGATTTCTGATGAGCCCAATTCTATGGTGCATAATAGTCTATTAGATAAAGTGCTGTATTTTTATTGTTCCAATTATTTGGGTTAAACAGTGGAACACTGACAGTGTCTAGTGAGTTTTAGCCCTTAATTTCTTTTAAATATTGTATTGCTTAAACTTTTAATTTACACCTATATTTTGAAATTAGGATACAAAGAAGCTCAGCTATGCAGAAGTATGCCAGCGGCTGGCCAAGGACCCACTAGTGACACAGACCATCGCTGCCTCTCCACCGGCTTCCACGGCCAGCCAACCTCTCCAAGAGCTCAAAGTCAACAAGGTGGTAGAGGCTCAGACCTCATCCAAGCATTCTATTGACAAACCAAAGAAACCAGGAGAAAACCGGCCCCCTCGTCAACCCCTGCGCTCCTTCCGCGGGGCAAATGGTCCAACTAGATTCAAAAGTGCAGGATTGAAGACCCGTGATcaacaacaaagtgcaaacaaTGGAAAGAGGTTTTCCCGTCAGTGGGGAGCCAGATATAGTGGCAAGGAACAGAACATTCCCCCAAGCTCACTAA
It encodes:
- the LOC117507020 gene encoding la-related protein 4-like encodes the protein MVENAEPSTPEKATSSSQQTVPSVVSEHDASTSSQAASTAAAKPAVGSEPDTKKLSYAEVCQRLAKDPLVTQTIAASPPASTASQPLQELKVNKVVEAQTSSKHSIDKPKKPGENRPPRQPLRSFRGANGPTRFKSAGLKTRDQQQSANNGKRFSRQWGARYSGKEQNIPPSSLK